Proteins from a genomic interval of Papaver somniferum cultivar HN1 chromosome 4, ASM357369v1, whole genome shotgun sequence:
- the LOC113272813 gene encoding uncharacterized protein LOC113272813 — protein sequence MGKVLGTPIVVDQRTLNLEYGNFASVLVDVDFAKHIPSRIKITAGGRTFWQYLEIPRAPKFCMKCCIIGHNDDECRRQTKGDDNSSKVDTTTKGDSSKGWQTARNRRQRKGKNAENFPGGDNASKDAEHDASKNAEHDGVLAVLPGEVEENAIGAEETNQLENELASSEAVFHAASVALEKAKQALAEKGVLASRLPVGEIGTSAKSVGSGELARTNHSLTDKTNASSSSTPFETSGRKGCDVMVDNIENLSRYKAINENACVLSPNKFNVLSAELGLDSVQQSNEQREESSDEEITPEKASSGVRGSKCSDIPVEQPKKSRKPVRIRISNDQKSTSQQSTNKESKSDSETEINDLGIRVRKGFSPVILKRNSDRIPDASNNSKNIVS from the coding sequence atggggAAGGTATTAGGCACTCCCATTGTAGTTGATCAGAGAACTCTTAATCTAGAGTACGGTAACTTTGCCTCAGTTTTGGTGGATGTGGATTTTGCGAAGCACATTCCTAGTAGAATCAAGATTACAGCTGGGGGACGTACTTTCTGGCAATATTTGGAGATTCCACGGGCTCcaaaattctgtatgaagtgctgcattaTTGGGCACAATGATGATGAGTGTAGGAGGCAAACTAAAGGTGATGATAACTCTTCAAAGGTTGATACTACAACAAAGGGAGATTCTTCCAAAGGCTGGCAAACTGCTAGGAATAGGAGGCAGCGTAAAGGAAAGAATGCTGAGAACTTTCCTGGTGGTGATAATGCTTCAAAAGATGCGGAGCATGATGCTTCAAAAAATGCAGAACATGATGGTGTTCTTGCTGTGTTACCAGGTGAAGTAGAGGAGAATGCTATTGGTGCGGAGGAAACCAATCAGCTTGAGAATGAGCTAGCTTCTTCTGAAGCTGTTTTTCATGCAGCGTCTGTAGCTTTAGAGAAAGCAAAGCAGGCGTTAGCTGAGAAAGGAGTATTAGCTAGTAGGTTACCAGTGGGTGAAATTGGAACCTCAGCTAAGTCAGTAGGGAGTGGTGAATTGGCTAGAACTAATCACTCTCTCACTGATAAGACTAATGCTAGCTCTTCTTCTACTCCTTTTGAAACTTCAGGAAGGAAGGGATGTGATGTTATGGTGGACAATATTGAGAATTTGTCTCGCTACAAAGCTATTAATGAGAATGCTTGTGTGCTTTCTCCTAATAAATTCAATGTTTTGTCTGCTGAGTTGGGGTTGGATTCTGTGCAGCAATCCAATGAGCAAAGGGAGGAGAGTTCAGATGAAGAAATCACTCCAGAGAAGGCTTCGTCAGGTGTTAGGGGGTCTAAATGTTCTGACATACCCGTGGAGCAGCCAAAGAAATCTAGGAAacctgttaggattcggatttctAATGATCAGAAAAGTACTTCTCAACAAAGTACAAATAAGGAGTCCAAGTCTGATTCGGAAACTGAGATCAATGATTTGGGAATTCGAGTTAGAAAGGGATTCTCCC